A window from Dromaius novaehollandiae isolate bDroNov1 chromosome 1, bDroNov1.hap1, whole genome shotgun sequence encodes these proteins:
- the MTMR6 gene encoding myotubularin-related protein 6 → MEHIRTTKVEQVKLLDRFSTSNKSLTGTLYLTATHLLFIDSSQRETWILHHHIAAVEKLPLTTSGCPLVIQCKNFRIVHFVVPRERDCHDIYNSLLQLSRTAQYDELYAFSYNPKQNTSEQVKGWQLIDLAEEYKRMGVPNANWQLSDANRDYKICDTYPKELYVPRTASKPIIVGSSKFRSKGRFPVLSYYHKDKEAAICRCSQPLSGFSARCLEDEHMLQAISKANPTNRFMYVMDTRPKLNAMANRAAGKGYENEDNYSNIRFQFVGIENIHVMRSSLQKLLEVSGTKGLSVNDFLSGLENSGWLRHIKAVLDAAVFLVKAIAVESASVLVHCSDGWDRTSQVCSLGALLLDSYYRTIKGFMVLIEKDWISFGHKFSDRCCQLDGDPKEISPVFTQFLESVWNLTEQFPQAFEYNEAFLLQIHEHVHSCQFGNFLGNCQKEREELKFKEKTYSLWPFLLDEQKKYQNPLYNPDFSPELTLLEPNTVSFNFKFWRNMYHQFDRSMHPRQSVLDLIMNMSEQNKQLEKDIKELEARIKRRNGQSDAALVKEPLQSAPPVPMAPKTSPCFKKEQPLMPVNDSVRTIEGSNTADNRYSEFMEEFSKAEPAVVSLEYGVARMTC, encoded by the exons ATGGAGCACATCCGCACCACCAAG GTAGAGCAAGTAAAATTACTAGATAGGTTCAGCACCAGCAACAAGTCGCTAACGGGAACTCTGTACCTTACAGCAACTCATCTGTTATTCATAGATTCCAGCCAGAGAGAGACCTGG ATACTACATCATCACATCGCTGCAGTGGAAAAACTTCCCTTGACTACTTCTGGCTGCCCCCTTGTGATCCAGTGCAAGAACTTCAGGATTGTTCACTTTGTTGTTCCCAGAGAGAGAGATTGTCATGACATTTATAACTCTTTGCTTCAGCTGTCAAGAACAG cACAATATGATGAACTGTATGCCTTCTCCTAtaatccaaaacaaaacacatctgaGCAAGTCAAAGGCTGGCAGCTTATCGATCTAGCGGAAGAATATAAGAGAATGGGAGTGCCAAATGCCAATTGGCAGTTGTCTGATGCAAATCGTGATTATAAG ATTTGTGACACCTATCCTAAAGAACTTTATGTTCCCAGAACTGCAAGCAAACCTATAATTGTTGGTAGCTCCAAGTTCAGAAGCAAAGGAAGATTCCCAGTATTGTCTTATTATCATAAAGATAAAGAG GCTGCAATTTGCAGATGCAGTCAACCCCTCTCAGGTTTCAGTGCCAGGTGCCTGGAAGATGAGCATATGTTGCAAGCAATCAGTAAAGCAAATCCTACAAATCGCTTCATGTATGTCATGGACACCAGGCCAAAG ctTAATGCAATGGCAAACAGAGCTGCGGGGAAGGGCTATGAAAATGAAGACAACTACTCTAACATTAGGTTCCAGTTTGTTGGAATTGAAAATATTCATGTAATGAGATCCAGCTTACAAAAACTGTTGGAAG TCAGTGGTACAAAGGGTTTATCCGTCAATGACTTCTTGTCTGGTTTGGAGAATTCTGGATGGCTGCGTCATATCAAAGCTGTGTTGGATGCTGCTGTCTTCCTAGTCAAG GCAATAGCAGTTGAGAGTGCCAGTGTGTTAGTGCACTGCTCAGATGGCTGGGATAGGACTTCCCAAGTTTGTTCCCTTGGAGCTCTCTTACTAGATTCCTATTACAGAACAATTAAAGGATTCATG gtCTTGATAGAGAAGGACTGGATCTCTTTTGGGCACAAATTCTCTGACAG gTGCTGTCAGTTGGATGGTGATCCAAAAGAAATCTCACCAGTGTTCACCCAGTTTTTAGAAAGTGTGTGGAATCTGACTGAGCAATTTCCCCAAGCCTTTGAGTACAATGAAGCTTTCCTTCTTCAGATCCATGAACATGTCCATTCATGTCAGTTTGGAAACTTCCTTGGAAACTGCCAAAAAGAGCGAGAAGAACTAAA ATTTAAAGAGAAGACATATTCCTTGTGGCCATTCCTTCTGGATGAACAGAAGAAATATCAAAATCCTTTGTATAATCCAGATTTTTCTCCAGAGCTAACTCTTTTGGAGCCTAACACAGTGTCTTTCAATTTTAA GTTTTGGAGAAATATGTACCATCAGTTTGATCGAAGTATGCATCCCAGGCAATCTGTATTGGATCTTATCATGAACATGAGTGAACAAAATAAACAACTGGAGAAAGACATTAAAGAACTGGAAGCT AGAATAAAGCGGAGGAACGGTCAGTCAGATGCAGCCCTTGTGAAGGAGCCTCTGCAGTCTGCCCCTCCTGTACCCATGGCACCGAAAACCTCTCCATGCTTCAAGAAGGAGCAGCCACTGATGCCTGTGAATGACTCTGTAAGAACTATAGAGGGCAGCAACACTGCAGACAATCGCTACAGTGAATTCATGGAAGAGTTCTCAAAAGCTGAGCCTGCTGTTGTCAGCTTGGAGTATGGAGTGGCCAGGATGACCTGTTAA